One genomic window of Gemmatimonadaceae bacterium includes the following:
- a CDS encoding helix-turn-helix transcriptional regulator → MAAATQLVQAAMTPLRVEIRTLREGRGWSQGELATRARVTRATVNRLENGRPRSIDLEVLEKLAAALGVSPPGLLIVRDESVSKRRGK, encoded by the coding sequence ATGGCAGCAGCAACCCAACTCGTACAGGCAGCGATGACGCCGCTTCGCGTGGAGATCCGAACGCTGCGCGAGGGGCGGGGCTGGTCGCAGGGCGAGCTTGCCACGCGCGCGCGCGTTACTCGTGCCACAGTGAACCGACTCGAGAACGGTCGGCCGCGGTCGATCGATCTCGAAGTGCTCGAGAAGTTGGCTGCGGCGTTAGGCGTCTCGCCGCCTGGCTTGCTCATCGTACGGGACGAGAGCGTCAGCAAGCGACGAGGGAAGTGA